The following proteins come from a genomic window of Ictidomys tridecemlineatus isolate mIctTri1 chromosome 9, mIctTri1.hap1, whole genome shotgun sequence:
- the Nelfa gene encoding negative elongation factor A isoform X2 produces MVSEIQSRLHRSGPEVRQNLMAQNFKGCGEESHSGHGTLKQQESSTHRRLDMKEALMEIIQLATLDSDPWVLMVADILKSFPDTGSLNLDLEEQNPNVQDILGELREKVGECEASAMLPLECQYLNKNALTTLAGPLTPPVKHFQLKRKPKSATLRAELLQKSTETAQQLKRSAGVPFHAKGRGLLRKMDTTTPLKGIPKQAPFRSPTTPSVFSPAGNRTPIPPSRTPLRKERGVKLLDISELDMVGAGREAKRRRKTLDTEVVEKPAKEETVVENATPDYAAGLVSTQKLGSLNSEPALPSTSYLPSTPSVVPASSYVPNSEAPQAPSSRETSLQASRPPEEPSTPNPTLPAQFKQRAPMYNSNLSPAAPTPTAPTSPLTPTTPPAVAPAAQTPPVAMVVPQTQPPAQQQPKKLSLTREQMFAAQEMFKTANKVTRPEKALILGFMAGSRENPCQEQGDVIQIKLSEHTEDLPKADGQGSTTMLVDTVFEMNYATGQWTRFKKYKPMTNVS; encoded by the exons ATGAAGGAAGCCTTGATGGAGATCATCCAGCTTGCCACCTTGGACTCCGACCCCTGGGTCCTCATGGTTGCTGACATTCTGAAGTCCTTTCCTGACACAGGATCCCTTAACCTTGACCTTGAGGAGCAGAACCCGAATGTTCAAGATATTTTAGGAGAACTTAGAGAAAAGG TGGGCGAGTGCGAGGCGTCCGCCATGCTGCCGCTGGAGTGCCAGTACCTGAACAAGAACGCCCTGACCACGCTCGCTGGGCCCCTCACCCCACCTGTGAAGCATTTCCAGTTAAAGCGGAAGCCCAAGAGTGCCACGCTGCGGGCGGAGCTGCTGCAGAAGT CCACCGAGACAGCACAGCAGCTGAAGAGGAGTGCGGGGGTGCCGTTCCATGCCAAGGGCCGGGGGCTGCTCCGCAAGATGGACACCACAA CCCCACTCAAAGGCATCCCGAAACAGGCACCCTTCAGAAGCCCCACCACGCCTAGTGTCTTCAGCCCTGCCGGAAACCGGACCCCCATCCCACCTTCCAGGACCCCACTAAGGAAAGAGAGGGGTGTGAAG CTCCTCGACATTTCTGAGCTGGACATGGTCGGTGCTGGCCGAGAGgcgaagaggagaaggaagacccTGG ACACAGAGGTGGTGGAAAAGCCGGCCAAGGAGGAGACGGTGGTGGAGAACGCCACCCCTGACTACGCAGCCGGCCTGGTGTCCACACAG AAACTTGGGTCTCTGAACAGCGAGCCTGCACTGCCCTCCACAAGTTACCTGCCCTCTACACCCAGTGTGGTCCCAGCCTCCTCCTACGTCCCCAACTCCGAGGCTCCCCAAG CACCATCTTCCCGGGAAACCAGCCTACAGGCCAGCCGGCCACCTGAGGAGCCCAGCACCCCGAACCCCACACTGCCGGCACAGTTTAAGCAGAGGGCACCCATGTACAACAGCAACCTGAGCCCTGCTGCACCTACACCTACAGCACCCACATCACCCCTGACGCCCACCACACCCCCAGCTGTTGCCCCAGCCGCTCAGACGCCCCCAGTGGCAATGGTGGTCCCCCAGACCCAGCCCCCTGCCCAGCAACAGCCTAAGAAGTTGTCCCTCACG agagagcagatgtttgccgCCCAGGAAATGTTCAAGACAGCCAACAAGGTCACACGGCCCGAGAAAGCCCTCATCCTGGGCTTCATGGCTGGTTCCAGAG AGAACCCGTGCCAGGAGCAAGGGGACGTGATCCAGATCAAGCTGAGCGAGCACACAGAGGACCTGCCCAAGGCTGATGGCCAGGGCAGCACCACCATGCTGGTGGACACTGTGTTCGAGATGAACTACGCCACAGGCCAGTGGACACGCTTCAAGAAGTACAAGCCCATGACCAACGTATCCTGA